From the genome of Flavobacterium ovatum, one region includes:
- a CDS encoding RecX family transcriptional regulator, producing MHILQEVKRKIEFYCIYQDRCHEEVISKLREMQMDRDEVDVIISQLITDNFLNEERFACSYARGKHRIKHWGKIRITNELKFRKINQTLIKIALKEIKEEYDSNFEIWSQKHWETITEKNVLKKRKKFCDYFLRRGFESFLVYDRVKELE from the coding sequence ATGCATATTCTCCAAGAAGTAAAACGAAAAATAGAATTTTATTGTATTTACCAAGATCGTTGCCATGAAGAAGTAATTTCTAAATTACGCGAAATGCAAATGGATAGAGATGAGGTTGATGTCATCATAAGCCAGCTCATTACTGATAATTTTCTAAATGAAGAGCGTTTTGCCTGCAGTTATGCTCGGGGGAAACACCGTATCAAGCATTGGGGTAAAATTAGAATTACCAACGAACTGAAATTTCGAAAAATCAATCAAACCTTAATTAAAATCGCTTTAAAGGAAATAAAGGAGGAGTATGATTCTAATTTTGAAATTTGGTCTCAAAAACATTGGGAAACGATAACCGAAAAGAATGTCTTGAAAAAGAGAAAAAAATTCTGTGATTATTTTTTAAGGAGAGGGTTTGAGTCTTTTTTGGTTTATGATCGCGTCAAGGAATTGGAGTAA
- a CDS encoding beta-ketoacyl synthase N-terminal-like domain-containing protein, translating to MSQKIAITALASISPLGSKPLEIWNNYLNSKTCFSKQFLDHQETLVGAISNEDAISLKKLSASDSKYKSLDKTVLLAISASRQAIAQAGWTKGDDFGINIGSSRGATDLFEKHYKEYLESGKAQTLASPTTTLGNISSWVAHDLQTTGPEISHSITCSTALHSLLNGIAWLKAGMATKFLVGGSEAPLTDFTIGQMRALKIYSKNQDEYPNRALDLDKKQNTMILGEGASVCCLELGEKENALAYVEGFGYATEILEHNISISAEAICFQKSMKMALANIDMSDIDAIVMHAPGTVKGDLTEYKAIQKIFSENLPLLTTNKWKTGHTFGTSGMLSIELAVMMLQYNQFIPVPFAKAQQQTKPIRKVLVNSVGFGGNAVSILLSI from the coding sequence TTGTCACAAAAAATTGCCATTACTGCCTTAGCCTCTATCTCTCCTTTGGGTTCGAAACCACTTGAAATCTGGAACAATTACTTGAATTCTAAAACTTGTTTTTCTAAACAGTTTTTGGACCATCAAGAAACTTTAGTGGGCGCTATTAGCAATGAAGATGCTATTAGCTTAAAAAAATTAAGCGCATCGGACTCCAAGTATAAATCGCTGGACAAAACAGTTTTACTAGCTATCAGTGCTTCGCGCCAAGCCATTGCTCAAGCTGGCTGGACAAAAGGGGATGATTTTGGAATCAATATTGGTTCTTCTCGAGGTGCGACGGACTTATTTGAAAAACACTATAAAGAATATTTGGAATCTGGAAAAGCACAGACGCTCGCCTCCCCTACTACTACGTTGGGAAATATTTCTTCTTGGGTTGCACATGATTTACAAACTACTGGTCCAGAAATATCCCATTCTATTACTTGCTCTACTGCCTTACATTCTCTATTGAACGGAATTGCTTGGTTGAAAGCTGGGATGGCAACAAAATTTTTGGTTGGTGGTAGTGAAGCACCATTGACCGATTTTACCATTGGGCAAATGCGAGCATTAAAAATCTATTCTAAAAATCAAGACGAATATCCTAACAGAGCTTTGGATTTAGATAAAAAGCAAAACACTATGATTTTGGGCGAAGGTGCCTCAGTATGCTGTTTGGAATTGGGTGAAAAAGAAAATGCTCTGGCCTATGTGGAAGGTTTTGGTTATGCTACTGAAATTTTGGAACATAATATTTCGATTTCAGCAGAAGCAATTTGTTTCCAAAAATCGATGAAAATGGCTTTAGCAAATATTGACATGTCAGATATTGATGCTATTGTTATGCATGCACCCGGAACTGTAAAAGGTGATTTGACAGAATACAAAGCAATTCAGAAAATATTCAGTGAAAATTTGCCTTTGTTAACTACCAATAAATGGAAGACAGGACATACTTTTGGTACTTCGGGCATGTTAAGTATTGAATTAGCAGTCATGATGTTACAATACAATCAATTCATCCCTGTTCCTTTTGCGAAAGCACAACAACAAACAAAACCGATTCGAAAAGTATTAGTGAATTCGGTTGGTTTTGGCGGAAATGCTGTGAGTATATTGCTGAGTATTTAA